From Novosphingobium resinovorum, the proteins below share one genomic window:
- a CDS encoding mechanosensitive ion channel family protein, with amino-acid sequence MLRKLARLWALFLLALIASQAQAQLLPTPKAEESKTTGTDAATATPAPAAAPPTDPLGRETPRDAVSGLLAALAERDYPLAANYFEARSNGEQLAKEMQAVLDAGGSLLPFGALSNDPAGVLDDGLKPAQERVGDLGDAAKTPILLTHGTNRSGARIWRIARETSAAAHTLQPKTKQAVDAGPEIAGASLEDWVRLLGIAALVFLGFQLVNAGLLFTMGRIIADKENSRVYRLTQAAMPPLSLFFATVVFTFWAGSMPVSIVARQLLLRYIGIFAWVALAWFLFRMVDSVSALLISRMAGQERRQAVSVVTLIRRAAKILLLFIAMVAVLDTFGIDVTTGVAALGIGGIALALGAQKTVENLVGSVTLIADKPVQVGDFCKVGDVTGTVEDIGIRSTRIRTLERTVVTIPNGDFSSRQIENYAQRDRFLFNPTIGVEYGIGSAKLLEAVELIEEVLNAHDRIIKPGARARFKAFGASSLDIEVFSYIEAATFDESLVIRQDLLLLIFAALEQAEVGIAFPTSTVHLTPHKAPTTRPASLDIDPAPQRGA; translated from the coding sequence ATGTTGCGCAAACTGGCCCGGCTTTGGGCGTTATTCCTTCTCGCCCTGATCGCCTCGCAGGCCCAGGCGCAGCTGCTGCCGACGCCCAAGGCCGAGGAATCCAAGACGACAGGGACGGACGCGGCCACAGCCACTCCGGCACCCGCCGCCGCGCCCCCGACCGATCCGTTAGGGCGCGAGACGCCGCGCGATGCCGTGTCGGGGCTGCTCGCGGCGTTGGCAGAGCGAGACTATCCTTTGGCCGCCAACTATTTCGAGGCCCGCTCCAACGGGGAGCAACTCGCGAAGGAGATGCAGGCGGTGCTCGACGCGGGCGGATCGCTGTTGCCGTTCGGGGCGCTGTCGAACGATCCGGCGGGCGTCCTCGACGACGGGCTCAAGCCCGCGCAGGAGCGCGTAGGCGACCTTGGCGATGCGGCCAAGACACCGATCCTGCTGACGCACGGCACCAACCGCTCCGGCGCGCGAATCTGGCGCATCGCCCGCGAGACGAGCGCGGCCGCCCATACGCTGCAACCTAAAACGAAGCAGGCCGTGGATGCCGGGCCGGAGATCGCCGGCGCTTCGCTGGAGGACTGGGTGCGCCTGCTGGGTATCGCCGCGCTGGTGTTTCTCGGCTTCCAGCTGGTCAACGCAGGGCTGCTCTTCACGATGGGGCGAATCATCGCCGACAAGGAGAACAGCCGCGTCTACCGCCTGACCCAGGCGGCGATGCCGCCGCTCAGCCTGTTCTTCGCCACCGTGGTCTTCACCTTCTGGGCCGGGTCGATGCCGGTCTCGATCGTCGCGCGGCAACTGCTGCTGCGCTATATCGGAATCTTCGCCTGGGTGGCGCTGGCCTGGTTCCTGTTCCGCATGGTCGATTCCGTCTCGGCCCTGCTGATCAGCCGCATGGCCGGGCAGGAGCGGCGGCAGGCGGTTTCGGTCGTCACGCTGATCCGGCGCGCGGCCAAGATCCTGCTGCTGTTCATCGCCATGGTCGCGGTGCTCGATACCTTCGGGATCGACGTGACGACGGGCGTGGCGGCGCTGGGCATCGGCGGCATCGCGCTGGCGCTGGGTGCACAGAAGACGGTCGAGAACCTCGTCGGCTCGGTCACCCTGATCGCCGACAAGCCGGTGCAGGTGGGCGACTTCTGCAAGGTCGGCGACGTCACCGGCACGGTCGAGGACATCGGCATCCGCTCCACCCGCATCCGCACGCTGGAGCGCACCGTCGTCACCATCCCCAATGGCGATTTCTCCTCGCGCCAGATCGAGAACTACGCGCAGCGCGACCGCTTTCTGTTCAATCCGACGATCGGGGTGGAATACGGCATCGGCTCGGCCAAGCTGCTGGAGGCGGTGGAGCTGATCGAGGAAGTCCTGAACGCGCACGACCGGATCATCAAGCCCGGCGCCCGCGCGCGGTTCAAGGCCTTCGGCGCCAGTTCGCTGGACATCGAGGTATTCTCGTACATCGAGGCGGCTACCTTCGACGAGAGCCTGGTGATCCGGCAGGACCTGCTGCTGCTGATCTTTGCCGCGCTGGAGCAGGCCGAGGTCGGCATCGCCTTCCCCACCAGCACCGTCCACCTCACCCCGCACAAGGCGCCGACGACGCGGCCCGCCTCGCTCGACATCGATCCCGCGCCGCAGCGGGGAGCGTGA
- a CDS encoding flagellar hook assembly protein FlgD, which produces MTTVTDTASASASSGTSGTTSKTAAASTSLLADYNLFLKLLTTQMTNQDPLDPMNTSEYTQQLVQYSQVEQSIQQTGKLDDILGQLLSQQMAQASSYIGREARFDSAVAGLGDNPAKWTYYVDGTPSTVTATIKDALGGTVATVTLDPSETQGTYKWDGTQTDGTKAAAGAYTLSINAQAANGSTLPTTINSVGVVDDVVTDGTSIMLGVNGIRLSATGLVALTAPSTSTKE; this is translated from the coding sequence ATGACGACCGTTACCGACACTGCCTCCGCCTCCGCCTCCTCGGGCACTTCCGGCACCACCAGCAAGACCGCCGCCGCCTCGACCAGCCTGCTGGCCGACTACAACCTGTTCCTCAAGCTGCTGACCACGCAGATGACGAACCAGGACCCGCTCGATCCGATGAACACCTCGGAGTACACGCAACAGCTGGTGCAGTATTCGCAGGTGGAACAGTCGATCCAGCAGACCGGCAAGCTCGACGACATCCTCGGCCAGCTCCTGTCGCAGCAGATGGCGCAGGCATCGAGCTACATCGGCCGCGAGGCGCGCTTCGACAGCGCGGTGGCGGGGCTGGGCGACAATCCCGCCAAGTGGACCTACTATGTCGACGGCACTCCCTCCACCGTCACCGCGACGATCAAGGACGCGCTGGGCGGCACCGTGGCCACCGTTACCCTCGACCCCAGCGAGACCCAGGGCACCTACAAGTGGGACGGCACTCAGACCGACGGCACCAAGGCCGCGGCGGGCGCCTATACCCTTTCGATCAACGCGCAGGCCGCGAACGGATCGACATTGCCGACCACGATCAACTCGGTGGGCGTGGTGGACGACGTGGTGACCGACGGGACCAGCATCATGCTGGGTGTCAACGGCATCCGCCTGTCCGCGACGGGGCTGGTGGCGCTGACGGCGCCTTCGACCTCGACGAAGGAGTGA
- a CDS encoding flagellar hook-length control protein FliK, with the protein MPVPVTTFFPTLAAPGTPVPSVGHAETGAFLAALESVGASAGAKIDEAAQAGEGPPVAEQALPLSGRIAPQVAAVTVATQQVPAEPVVTPAPPAATETPVAPAEPVPPRAGTEAPAIPATASTPVATPPLPIASSPADPTSETAVDTSKAQAPATTPAEVMVVAAEPGLADPETLAPVTLAEATQAEEAAQPEAAIDAARPAKRKTTATASPAPSSASASASASAPAPGTPVIAAMAPAPTTPADPAPTTAAPQPEGPRPAAPVAHAAPQAAEDTATPVSEARVSAPLFTQTLDAATTRHPAALPYDTARPAAAEASVTVREGRLGADVGVAIARALDGGPDGLRDALLIRLDPREMGRIDVRMGFDEDGTLRAVVSADQPAALDLLRRESTHLDRALSDAGVRADAQSLRFDTSANGGGGFGNGTGQHRPSTRPQGAAAEFTGAQEEAAPILRSLRGSGNLDLMA; encoded by the coding sequence ATGCCCGTTCCCGTGACGACTTTCTTCCCGACCCTTGCCGCTCCGGGCACGCCTGTGCCGAGCGTCGGGCATGCGGAAACCGGCGCTTTCCTCGCCGCGCTTGAAAGCGTGGGGGCGAGTGCCGGGGCGAAGATCGACGAAGCTGCGCAGGCGGGCGAGGGGCCGCCGGTCGCGGAGCAGGCCCTCCCGCTTTCCGGCCGGATCGCGCCGCAAGTCGCGGCGGTGACTGTCGCGACGCAGCAGGTCCCGGCCGAGCCGGTCGTCACACCTGCCCCCCCGGCGGCGACCGAAACACCCGTCGCTCCCGCCGAGCCGGTTCCGCCGCGCGCCGGGACCGAGGCACCAGCCATTCCTGCGACCGCGTCAACTCCGGTGGCGACGCCGCCGCTTCCGATCGCATCGTCACCGGCAGACCCGACATCCGAGACGGCGGTGGATACCTCCAAGGCGCAGGCACCCGCGACCACTCCCGCAGAGGTCATGGTGGTGGCCGCCGAACCGGGCCTCGCAGACCCGGAAACTCTCGCGCCGGTCACACTGGCCGAGGCGACGCAGGCCGAAGAGGCTGCGCAGCCGGAGGCCGCCATCGACGCGGCCCGTCCGGCAAAGCGCAAGACCACCGCGACGGCCAGTCCGGCGCCGTCCTCTGCCTCTGCCTCTGCCTCTGCCTCTGCCCCGGCGCCCGGAACGCCCGTCATCGCGGCGATGGCCCCCGCTCCGACGACGCCCGCCGACCCGGCGCCGACAACCGCCGCGCCCCAACCCGAAGGGCCGCGTCCCGCCGCGCCCGTCGCCCACGCCGCGCCGCAAGCCGCTGAGGACACCGCGACGCCCGTGTCCGAGGCTCGCGTCTCCGCCCCGCTGTTCACCCAGACGCTGGACGCCGCGACCACGCGCCATCCGGCCGCGCTCCCTTACGACACCGCGCGCCCGGCAGCCGCCGAGGCCAGCGTGACCGTGCGTGAGGGCCGCTTAGGCGCGGACGTCGGCGTCGCCATCGCGCGGGCTCTCGATGGCGGGCCGGACGGCCTGCGCGACGCGCTGCTGATCCGCCTCGACCCGCGCGAGATGGGCCGTATCGACGTGCGCATGGGCTTCGACGAGGACGGCACCCTGCGCGCCGTGGTCTCCGCCGACCAGCCCGCCGCGCTCGACCTGCTGCGCCGCGAGAGCACTCACCTCGACCGTGCGCTCAGCGATGCGGGCGTACGCGCCGATGCCCAGTCGCTGCGCTTCGACACTTCGGCCAACGGCGGCGGCGGCTTCGGCAACGGGACGGGCCAGCATCGCCCGTCCACCCGTCCGCAAGGCGCGGCCGCCGAGTTCACCGGCGCGCAGGAAGAGGCCGCCCCCATCCTGCGGTCGCTGCGCGGCAGCGGCAATCTCGATCTCATGGCATAA
- a CDS encoding Fic family protein — protein sequence MRWNWQLPDWPDFTFDPASLSAVEARFLKGSGVVVGAMHHLDGEARQGVVIELIAQEMVESSAIEGEVLDRASVQSSIARQLGFVADRRRSSPAEAGAAELMADLYRRYADPLDDAVLFDWHRMLMNGRRDLAEIGGYRTHADPMQIVSGALHAPRVHFEAPPSDRVPAEMARFIAWFNASGPKGGTPLPAITRAAVAHLWFETIHPFEDGNGRLGRAIAEKALAQSLEAPTLSALAATINRRRKAYYAELQRASQSNRIDAWMDWFADTVLEAQGRTIASIRFLIEKTRLLDRLKGAINPRQEKALIRMMAEGPDGFAGGLSAHNYRTITDAASATATRDLAELVELGALERVGERRYARYHLKIASGDGDGGV from the coding sequence ATGCGCTGGAACTGGCAGCTTCCCGACTGGCCCGACTTCACCTTCGACCCGGCGTCCCTGAGCGCGGTCGAGGCGCGGTTCCTCAAGGGATCGGGCGTCGTCGTCGGGGCCATGCATCACCTCGACGGCGAGGCCCGTCAAGGCGTCGTGATCGAACTGATCGCGCAGGAGATGGTGGAAAGCTCCGCCATCGAGGGCGAAGTGCTGGACCGCGCCAGCGTCCAGTCGTCGATCGCGCGGCAACTCGGCTTCGTCGCCGACCGGCGCCGCTCCAGCCCGGCCGAGGCGGGCGCGGCCGAGTTGATGGCCGACCTCTACCGCCGCTATGCCGACCCGCTGGACGACGCGGTGCTGTTCGACTGGCACCGGATGCTGATGAACGGCCGCCGCGATCTGGCTGAGATCGGCGGCTATCGCACCCATGCCGATCCGATGCAGATCGTCTCGGGCGCCCTGCACGCGCCGCGCGTCCACTTCGAGGCGCCGCCGTCGGACCGCGTGCCCGCAGAGATGGCGCGCTTCATCGCCTGGTTCAACGCGAGCGGGCCGAAAGGGGGCACGCCGCTGCCCGCCATCACCCGCGCAGCCGTCGCGCACTTGTGGTTCGAGACGATCCATCCGTTCGAGGATGGCAACGGCCGCCTCGGCCGCGCGATCGCGGAAAAGGCACTGGCGCAGAGCCTGGAGGCACCGACGCTGAGCGCGCTTGCCGCCACCATCAACCGGCGCCGAAAAGCCTATTACGCGGAGCTGCAGCGCGCCAGCCAGAGCAACCGGATCGATGCGTGGATGGACTGGTTTGCCGATACCGTGCTGGAAGCGCAAGGCCGCACGATCGCCAGCATCCGCTTCCTGATCGAGAAAACCCGTCTGCTCGACCGCCTGAAGGGCGCGATCAACCCGCGTCAGGAAAAGGCGCTGATCCGCATGATGGCCGAGGGGCCGGACGGTTTCGCGGGGGGCCTGAGCGCGCACAACTATCGCACGATCACCGACGCCGCCTCCGCCACCGCGACGCGCGATCTGGCCGAGCTGGTCGAACTGGGCGCGCTGGAGCGGGTGGGGGAGCGGCGCTATGCGCGCTATCATCTGAAGATTGCGAGCGGCGACGGCGATGGAGGAGTGTGA
- the flhA gene encoding flagellar biosynthesis protein FlhA, protein MATAPTKSALPPQVTQFLVRLGPGRDLALALGVGAIIAMLILPMPAWMLDMGLALSITASVLILMTALFIEKPLQLSSFPTILLITTMLRLGLNLASTRLILGHGHEGHQAAGGVIAAFGEFLMGGETVIGLTIFAILIVINFVVITKGAGRIAEVAARFSLDAMPGKQMAIDADLNAGTITEDVARERRSEIEQESGFYGAMDGASKFVKGDAVAALLITAINIVVGLIVGVAIHGVPFGQAFTTYTILTVGDGLVSQIPALIVSTAAGLLVSKGGVVGKTGAALGDQLGRYPKAFGIAGALMGMLALMPGLPFLPFAILGGLCGWLAWTMTKKAEGAVAAARVEEAAAQARQKAAQAEEPIARTLAIDALRIELGYGLLPLINDASAEPRLDDQVRALRRQMATDYGFVLPSVRIIDNMALQANEYVVYVKETETARGELRIGKLLVINAGGGETGLSGEATQEPVFKLPAQWIDRELRQEAGFRGLTVVDCGTVVTTHLTEIVKDNIADLLSYAETQKLLDEVHKDSAKLIADIVPSRISVSGVQRVLQNLLAEGVSIRDMPTILEGVAEASAITANLTQVTEHVRARLARQISAQHTLDGTIPIVALGAVWDEAFSEAIIGQGDDRHLAMAPSQLQAFIASVRETYDRLAGQGEIPCLLTSPSLRPFVRSIIERVRPATVVLSQNEIHPRARLRSLGAIG, encoded by the coding sequence ATGGCCACCGCGCCCACCAAGTCCGCGCTTCCCCCGCAGGTCACGCAGTTCCTAGTCCGCCTCGGACCGGGGCGCGATCTTGCGCTGGCGCTGGGCGTGGGCGCGATCATCGCGATGCTCATCCTGCCGATGCCGGCGTGGATGCTCGACATGGGCCTCGCGCTCTCGATCACGGCTTCTGTCCTCATCCTGATGACGGCGCTGTTCATCGAGAAGCCGCTGCAGCTTTCCAGCTTCCCGACGATCCTGCTCATCACGACGATGCTGCGGCTCGGCCTGAACCTTGCCTCCACCCGCCTGATCCTCGGCCACGGGCATGAGGGGCATCAGGCGGCGGGCGGGGTGATCGCGGCCTTCGGCGAGTTCCTGATGGGCGGCGAGACCGTCATCGGCCTCACCATCTTCGCGATCCTGATCGTCATCAACTTCGTGGTCATCACCAAGGGCGCGGGCCGCATCGCCGAAGTGGCGGCGCGCTTCAGCCTCGATGCGATGCCGGGCAAGCAGATGGCGATCGACGCCGACCTCAACGCCGGCACCATCACCGAGGACGTCGCCCGCGAACGCCGTTCCGAGATCGAGCAGGAGAGCGGCTTCTACGGCGCCATGGACGGTGCCTCGAAGTTCGTGAAGGGCGATGCGGTCGCCGCTCTGCTGATCACCGCGATCAACATCGTCGTCGGGCTGATCGTCGGCGTCGCGATCCACGGCGTGCCGTTCGGGCAGGCGTTCACGACCTACACCATCCTCACGGTGGGCGACGGCCTCGTCAGCCAGATTCCGGCGCTGATCGTCTCGACGGCGGCGGGCCTGCTGGTGTCCAAGGGCGGCGTCGTCGGCAAGACGGGCGCGGCGCTGGGCGACCAGCTGGGCCGTTATCCCAAGGCGTTCGGCATCGCGGGCGCGCTGATGGGCATGCTGGCGCTGATGCCCGGCCTGCCGTTCCTGCCCTTCGCGATCCTCGGCGGGCTATGCGGATGGCTCGCGTGGACGATGACCAAGAAGGCGGAAGGGGCGGTGGCCGCCGCCCGCGTCGAGGAGGCCGCCGCTCAGGCCCGCCAGAAGGCCGCGCAGGCCGAGGAGCCGATCGCCCGAACCCTTGCGATCGACGCGCTGCGCATCGAGCTCGGCTATGGCCTGCTCCCGCTGATCAACGACGCCAGCGCCGAGCCGCGCCTCGACGATCAGGTCCGCGCGCTGCGCCGCCAGATGGCGACCGACTACGGCTTCGTCCTGCCCTCGGTCCGCATCATCGACAACATGGCGCTGCAGGCGAACGAATACGTCGTCTACGTCAAGGAAACCGAGACCGCGCGCGGCGAACTGCGCATCGGCAAGCTGCTCGTCATCAATGCCGGGGGCGGCGAGACCGGCCTCTCGGGCGAGGCCACGCAAGAACCGGTGTTCAAGCTGCCCGCCCAATGGATCGACCGCGAACTGCGGCAGGAGGCGGGCTTCCGCGGCCTGACGGTGGTGGACTGCGGCACTGTCGTCACCACCCACCTGACCGAGATCGTCAAGGACAACATCGCCGATCTTCTTTCCTATGCCGAGACGCAGAAGCTGCTCGACGAGGTCCACAAGGATTCGGCCAAGCTGATCGCCGACATCGTGCCCTCGCGCATCTCGGTCTCGGGCGTGCAGCGGGTGCTGCAGAACCTGCTGGCCGAGGGCGTCTCGATCCGCGACATGCCCACGATCCTCGAAGGCGTGGCCGAGGCGAGCGCCATCACCGCCAACCTCACGCAAGTCACCGAGCATGTTCGCGCGCGGCTTGCCCGGCAGATCTCGGCGCAGCACACGCTGGACGGCACGATCCCCATCGTCGCGCTCGGCGCGGTGTGGGACGAGGCATTCTCCGAGGCGATCATCGGGCAGGGCGACGACCGCCACCTCGCCATGGCGCCCTCGCAGCTGCAGGCCTTCATCGCCTCGGTGCGCGAAACGTACGACCGCCTCGCCGGGCAGGGAGAAATCCCGTGCCTGCTGACGAGCCCGAGCCTGCGGCCTTTCGTGCGCTCGATCATCGAGCGGGTGCGGCCGGCGACGGTGGTGCTCTCGCAGAACGAGATCCACCCGAGGGCGCGCCTGCGCAGTCTGGGCGCGATCGGGTAG
- a CDS encoding helix-turn-helix domain-containing protein has protein sequence MGSRDHDATRLMLVGELGDAVGLANEMVRGSATRIGVESAPAAFEGWTSGGWTGSEADMVVVDLAVNLKDVLARLRGGRSEGSVTASVSGLVGQNIADVERELILQTLRHCGGNRSAAAAMLGISVRTMRNKLRTFQADGMAVPPALAGVVRAEMAAGA, from the coding sequence ATGGGATCGCGCGATCATGATGCCACCCGGCTGATGCTGGTCGGCGAACTGGGCGACGCGGTGGGTCTTGCCAACGAGATGGTGCGCGGCTCGGCCACCCGCATCGGCGTGGAATCCGCGCCTGCGGCCTTTGAAGGCTGGACCTCCGGGGGCTGGACCGGGTCGGAAGCCGACATGGTGGTGGTGGACCTTGCGGTGAACCTCAAGGACGTGCTGGCGCGGCTGCGCGGCGGGCGGTCTGAGGGTTCGGTGACGGCCTCGGTTTCCGGCCTCGTCGGACAGAACATCGCCGACGTCGAGCGCGAGCTGATCCTCCAGACCCTGCGCCACTGCGGCGGCAACCGCAGCGCGGCGGCGGCGATGCTGGGCATTTCGGTGCGGACCATGCGCAACAAGCTGCGCACGTTCCAGGCGGACGGGATGGCGGTGCCACCTGCACTTGCAGGCGTGGTGCGGGCCGAGATGGCGGCGGGCGCGTGA
- the fliN gene encoding flagellar motor switch protein FliN, which produces MSDELDTRHQLTPAHLPEEPAPVLSGETALPPRPSTPPTPDDLHAVFDVPVKVQAVLGRSKMDIGDLLRLKPGMVVELDRRVGEPVDIFVNNRIIARGEVVLIDATLGVTLTEIVRKEA; this is translated from the coding sequence ATGAGCGACGAGCTCGACACCCGGCACCAGCTGACCCCGGCGCATCTGCCTGAGGAACCGGCCCCGGTCCTGAGCGGCGAAACCGCGCTGCCGCCGCGTCCCTCCACGCCGCCGACGCCCGACGACCTGCACGCCGTGTTCGACGTGCCGGTGAAAGTGCAGGCGGTGCTCGGCCGATCGAAGATGGACATCGGCGACCTGCTGCGGCTCAAGCCCGGCATGGTCGTGGAGCTGGACCGCCGCGTCGGCGAGCCGGTCGACATCTTCGTCAACAACCGCATCATCGCGCGCGGCGAAGTCGTGCTGATCGACGCCACGCTGGGCGTCACGCTGACCGAAATCGTCCGCAAGGAAGCATGA
- the fliF gene encoding flagellar basal-body MS-ring/collar protein FliF, translated as MEALRNFIGQIGVRRAAMMGGVALALLLGLGWMATRTPDSAMGYLYTDLDPSAASTITEKLKGQGVPFQLSADGTAILAPADKLPELRMAMASEQLGGKIGYEVLDQEEPFGISSSRAKLNETRAIEGELTRSIESLDRVSSARVHVVMPERAMFETEPRKASASVTVKTTGRLPAEAVQAIRYLVSSAVPDLSPEAVSVVDQTGALLARAGEGQGSSGDIEERQAAVEARLRDQIETMVEPIVGHGKVRAEVSAVLERDQVREESETFDPDKQVIQHQVSVESSNQSTEKTPGAQGASVATQLPENAAAAQNGANGDSRNAAQNETSEDTTYQNSRVQKVAVRTPGQVKRLTVAVMVDGGEKGMPQPQLDRLQRLVENAVGFDSDRGDSVVVENMPFAAQDVDGIDGGLPFGLTVDRILDVLKIVLVGGIVLFAIRMLRRQNAPALLPPPSGDLPEGEDRRQPAGSVSMAQLEPMGGAADDTPLLDQEVALAHVDGRVKLSAIKRIGDTIASNPAESASVIRQWMNT; from the coding sequence TTGGAAGCGTTGCGCAATTTCATCGGGCAGATTGGCGTGCGCCGCGCCGCGATGATGGGCGGCGTCGCGCTGGCGCTGCTGCTCGGCCTTGGCTGGATGGCCACGCGTACGCCCGACAGCGCGATGGGCTATCTCTATACCGACCTCGATCCCTCGGCCGCATCGACCATCACCGAAAAGCTCAAGGGGCAGGGCGTGCCCTTCCAGCTTTCGGCCGACGGAACCGCGATCCTCGCGCCTGCCGACAAGCTGCCCGAACTGCGCATGGCGATGGCCTCCGAGCAGCTGGGCGGCAAGATCGGCTACGAAGTGCTCGACCAGGAGGAGCCCTTCGGTATCTCCTCCTCGCGCGCGAAGCTGAACGAGACGCGCGCGATCGAGGGTGAACTGACCCGTTCGATCGAAAGCCTCGACCGTGTCAGCAGCGCCCGCGTCCACGTCGTCATGCCCGAGCGGGCGATGTTCGAAACTGAGCCGCGCAAGGCCAGCGCCTCGGTCACGGTCAAGACCACCGGGCGGCTTCCGGCCGAGGCGGTTCAGGCGATCCGCTATCTGGTGTCCTCGGCGGTGCCCGACCTCTCGCCCGAGGCGGTGTCGGTGGTGGACCAGACCGGCGCGCTGCTGGCGCGGGCGGGCGAAGGGCAGGGCAGTTCCGGCGACATCGAGGAGCGGCAGGCCGCCGTCGAAGCGCGTCTGCGCGACCAGATCGAGACCATGGTGGAGCCGATCGTCGGCCACGGCAAAGTCCGCGCCGAAGTGTCCGCCGTTCTCGAACGCGACCAGGTGCGTGAGGAATCCGAGACCTTCGACCCCGACAAGCAGGTTATCCAACACCAGGTCAGCGTCGAATCCAGCAACCAGAGCACCGAAAAGACCCCCGGCGCGCAAGGCGCGAGTGTCGCCACCCAGCTGCCCGAGAACGCGGCCGCCGCGCAGAACGGCGCCAATGGCGACAGCCGCAACGCCGCGCAGAACGAGACCTCCGAGGACACCACGTACCAGAACAGCCGCGTCCAGAAGGTCGCCGTGCGCACGCCGGGGCAGGTCAAGCGCCTGACCGTGGCGGTCATGGTGGACGGCGGCGAGAAGGGCATGCCGCAGCCGCAGCTCGACCGCCTGCAGCGCCTCGTCGAGAACGCCGTCGGCTTCGACAGCGATCGCGGCGACAGCGTGGTGGTGGAGAACATGCCCTTCGCCGCGCAGGACGTGGACGGCATCGACGGCGGCCTGCCGTTCGGCCTGACCGTCGATCGCATCCTAGACGTGCTGAAGATCGTGCTGGTGGGCGGGATCGTCCTCTTCGCCATCCGCATGCTGCGCCGCCAGAACGCGCCCGCGCTGCTGCCGCCTCCCTCGGGGGACTTGCCCGAGGGCGAGGACCGCCGCCAGCCCGCGGGCAGCGTCTCGATGGCGCAGCTTGAACCGATGGGCGGGGCTGCGGACGATACCCCGCTGCTCGATCAGGAAGTGGCGCTCGCCCATGTCGATGGGCGAGTGAAGCTCTCCGCGATCAAGCGCATCGGCGACACCATCGCTTCCAACCCGGCGGAATCCGCCTCCGTCATCCGCCAGTGGATGAACACCTGA
- a CDS encoding FliH/SctL family protein, protein MATNPKAPADGAGTIQPFGFDRVFFHPVDTPLVPVPGEPEPASAAETLPESLRDRIEDLESRIERMQAEHRVELARARADGFEAGAAQARSERGEALLAATDALHAALDGIEGQVEAVARRMIGEAGAVALHAAEMLAGHAIETSPARAVDEALARALEQVAQGTALVVRVNPEMRDEVDVLVEAREAKCGRPLAITVIDDEAVPQGDARIEWTSGGLNVDAEARRAAVMAELAGVLL, encoded by the coding sequence ATGGCGACTAACCCGAAGGCACCCGCCGACGGCGCGGGAACGATACAACCTTTCGGCTTCGACCGGGTGTTCTTCCACCCCGTCGATACGCCGCTGGTCCCCGTGCCCGGCGAGCCCGAGCCTGCGTCCGCCGCGGAAACCCTGCCCGAATCCTTGCGTGACCGGATCGAGGACCTTGAATCCCGCATCGAGCGCATGCAGGCCGAGCACCGCGTCGAACTCGCTCGCGCCCGCGCGGACGGCTTCGAGGCGGGCGCCGCGCAGGCCCGTTCGGAACGCGGCGAGGCGCTGCTGGCGGCGACCGACGCGCTTCACGCCGCGCTCGACGGGATCGAGGGGCAGGTCGAGGCCGTCGCCCGCCGCATGATCGGCGAGGCGGGCGCGGTCGCCCTCCACGCCGCCGAGATGCTGGCCGGCCACGCCATCGAAACATCCCCCGCCCGCGCCGTGGACGAGGCACTGGCCCGCGCGCTGGAGCAAGTGGCGCAAGGCACCGCGCTGGTGGTCCGCGTGAACCCGGAAATGCGCGACGAAGTGGACGTCCTCGTCGAGGCGCGCGAGGCGAAATGTGGCCGCCCGCTGGCGATCACCGTGATCGACGACGAGGCCGTGCCGCAAGGCGACGCGCGCATAGAATGGACCTCGGGCGGCCTCAACGTAGACGCCGAAGCCCGCCGCGCCGCGGTGATGGCGGAACTCGCGGGGGTTTTGCTGTAA